A single genomic interval of Musa acuminata AAA Group cultivar baxijiao chromosome BXJ3-4, Cavendish_Baxijiao_AAA, whole genome shotgun sequence harbors:
- the LOC135635593 gene encoding GCN5-related N-acetyltransferase 7, chloroplastic-like isoform X2, with amino-acid sequence MMALLSSSAATRPIRRHFDRRRLLSSPIHLYRRLILPYPKPNATCSASWRELGALPFLCAPQIRPSLEVAGFAGASPAAFRFCQQEPLALDAASLAVKECESDDELLAAVRLRVRTFYDEFDQSSGDQDQRRHLEEREFEALKDRIDGKRIGFKRVSCINATLPLSPLLGHADGLCSACTFSQNGEDRAVVATLDINQCLKLADELTGKRPEVLGAGLMRAYLSNVCVAKELQRNGLGFAIVSKSKAVARRWGAPSKWMQMAPAKTAKEMLAVQRHCRRD; translated from the exons ATGATGGCGCTGCTCTCCTCGTCCGCCGCTACACGGCCCATTCGTCGCCACTTcgaccgccgccgcctcctctctTCCCCGATCCATCTGTACCGCCGCTTGATCCTCCCATATCCGAAACCTAATGCTACCTGTTCTGCGTCTTGGAGAGAGCTGGGGGCTCTTCCCTTCCTCTGCGCCCCGCAGATCCGGCCGTCTCTCGAGGTTGCTGGCTTCGCCGGCGCTAGCCCCGCCGCCTTCCGCTTCTGCCAGCAGGAGCCCCTGGCCCTCGATGCGGCTTCTCTGGCCGTGAAGGAGTGCGAGTCGGATGACGAGCTCCTTGCGGCCGTCCGCCTCCGGGTTCGCACCTTCTACGACGAGTTTGACCAGTCATCCGGTGACCAG GATCAGAGGAGGCATCTGGAAGAGAGGGAGTTTGAAGCATTGAAGGATCGCATTGATGGTAAAAGGATTGGATTCAAAAGAGTTTCTTGCATAAATGCCACACTGCCGTTATCACCATTGTTAGGCCATGCCGATGGCCTTTGCTCTGCATGTACG TTTTCTCAAAATGGAGAAGATCGAGCAGTTGTGGCGACCCTAGATATCAACCAATGTCTCAAATTAGCTGATGAGTTGACAGGAAAGAGGCCTGAG GTACTGGGAGCTGGTCTCATGAGGGCATATTTAAGTAATGTCTGTGTTGCCAAGGAGCTGCAAAGAAATGGTTTGGGATTTGCAATAGTCTCCAAATCGAAAGCAGTTGCTCGCCGTTGGG GAGCTCCATCCAAATGGATGCAGATGGCCCCTGCGAAAACCGCAAAGGAAATGCTTGCTG
- the LOC135635593 gene encoding GCN5-related N-acetyltransferase 7, chloroplastic-like isoform X1: MMALLSSSAATRPIRRHFDRRRLLSSPIHLYRRLILPYPKPNATCSASWRELGALPFLCAPQIRPSLEVAGFAGASPAAFRFCQQEPLALDAASLAVKECESDDELLAAVRLRVRTFYDEFDQSSGDQDQRRHLEEREFEALKDRIDGKRIGFKRVSCINATLPLSPLLGHADGLCSACTFSQNGEDRAVVATLDINQCLKLADELTGKRPEVLGAGLMRAYLSNVCVAKELQRNGLGFAIVSKSKAVARRWGINDLYVHVAVDNEAALKLYGKSGFVYENEEPAWQARFLGRPRRFLLWADLSQIELVV, from the exons ATGATGGCGCTGCTCTCCTCGTCCGCCGCTACACGGCCCATTCGTCGCCACTTcgaccgccgccgcctcctctctTCCCCGATCCATCTGTACCGCCGCTTGATCCTCCCATATCCGAAACCTAATGCTACCTGTTCTGCGTCTTGGAGAGAGCTGGGGGCTCTTCCCTTCCTCTGCGCCCCGCAGATCCGGCCGTCTCTCGAGGTTGCTGGCTTCGCCGGCGCTAGCCCCGCCGCCTTCCGCTTCTGCCAGCAGGAGCCCCTGGCCCTCGATGCGGCTTCTCTGGCCGTGAAGGAGTGCGAGTCGGATGACGAGCTCCTTGCGGCCGTCCGCCTCCGGGTTCGCACCTTCTACGACGAGTTTGACCAGTCATCCGGTGACCAG GATCAGAGGAGGCATCTGGAAGAGAGGGAGTTTGAAGCATTGAAGGATCGCATTGATGGTAAAAGGATTGGATTCAAAAGAGTTTCTTGCATAAATGCCACACTGCCGTTATCACCATTGTTAGGCCATGCCGATGGCCTTTGCTCTGCATGTACG TTTTCTCAAAATGGAGAAGATCGAGCAGTTGTGGCGACCCTAGATATCAACCAATGTCTCAAATTAGCTGATGAGTTGACAGGAAAGAGGCCTGAG GTACTGGGAGCTGGTCTCATGAGGGCATATTTAAGTAATGTCTGTGTTGCCAAGGAGCTGCAAAGAAATGGTTTGGGATTTGCAATAGTCTCCAAATCGAAAGCAGTTGCTCGCCGTTGGG GTATAAATGATCTTTACGTACATGTTGCTGTTGACAACGAAGCAGCACTAAAGCTGTACGGAAAGAGTGGCTTTGTTTACGAAAATGAAGAGCCGGCTTGGCAAGCCAGATTTCTCGGCAGGCCTCGCCGGTTTCTTCTCTGGGCCGATCTTAGCCAAATCGAACTTGTAGTATAA
- the LOC103983172 gene encoding calmodulin-binding protein 60 C: protein MTRDKRGLGSDTSEKDDLHPENKRLKVPALARVIIEALQMDGLQRICSSLEPIIRIVVSEEVERALAKLGAVRNGERCLPTPIEGPDGRNLQLHFTTRLSLPIITGGEIEGEDGAIIHIVLVDANTGCVVNSGPEASAKLDVLVLDGDFNFEDNDSWTEDEFKRHIVKERKGKRPLLTGDLQVSLKEGVGTLGKLNFTDNSCWIRSRTFRLALKIAAGCCKGTRVREAKTEAFMVKERRGQLHKKHHPPALGDEIWRLENIAKDGSFHNKLNTSGIRTVEDFLKFVARDAQGLRDMLGSSMSDKMWRKLVEHANTSVLGGKYYVCYLDETRNVGAVFNDRYVFCGLIDGGQFNSTECLIDGRQKDLADKLVKKAYDNWAAVIIYDGKDLLKVTESETASASQKEPLLPSADCSSSYDLQVSQIPNPEQCPVIRDAVAEGVSTEDNTGLQPFNQTEQRPDTSINHDWPQPDAHSTDDFPDFIRSISQPLFEDIFHSLDDICTGGASTSLHGGFDFSSCTPLWSPEFNLDHYQNSTSGRAVGWLKITKIAAAIRWALFIRKKAADRRKAKLVELEQ from the exons ATGACGAGGGATAAACGGGGATTGGGTTCGGATACCAGCGAGAAGGACGATTTGCACCCCGAGAACAAGCGGCTTAAGGTCCCCGCACTTGCGAG AGTAATCATCGAAGCCTTGCAAATGGATGGTCTGCAGAGAATTTGTTCATCACTGGAGCCCATCATTCGTATAGtt GTCAGCGAAGAAGTGGAGCGAGCTCTAGCAAAGTTGGGTGCTGTTAGGAATGGGGAAAG GTGTTTGCCCACACCAATTGAAGGGCCTGATGGAAGAAATCTGCAGCTCCATTTCACCACTAGGCTATCCCTTCCTATTATTACTGGAGGAGAAATAGAAGGGGAGGATGGAGCAATTATTCATATAGTTTTGGTTGATGCAAACACTGGCTGTGTTGTGAACTCAGGACCTGAGGCATCTGCAAAATTAGATGTTTTAGTTCTTGATGGTGATTTTAACTTCGAAGATAATGATAGTTGGACAGAAGATGAATTTAAGAGGCATATAGTCAAAGAACGCAAAGGAAAGAGACCACTTCTGACAGGGGACTTGCAGGTTTCTCTGAAAGAAGGTGTGGGTACCCTCGGAAAGCTTAACTTTACTGATAATTCTTGTTGGATCCGGAGTAGAACATTCAGGCTTGCCTTGAAGATTGCCGCAGGCTGCTGCAAGGGTACTCGTGTACGCGAAGCAAAGACAGAAGCATTCATGGTTAAGGAACGCAGAGGTCAAT TACACAAGAAACACCATCCTCCTGCTTTAGGAGATGAAATTTGGAGATTGGAAAACATTGCTAAGGATGGTTCATTTCACAATAAGTTGAATACAAGTGGAATTCGAACTGTTGAAGATTTCCTAAAGTTTGTTGCTAGAGATGCACAAGGACTGCGTGAT ATGCTTGGAAGCAGTATGTCAGATAAGATGTGGAGAAAACTTGTGGAGCATGCAAACACTTCTGTTTTAGGTGGAAAATATTATGTATGCTATTTGGATGAGACAAGAAATGTTGGTGCTGTTTTCAACGATAGATATGTGTTTTGTGGCCTAATTGATGGGGGGCAGTTCAATTCAACAGAATGCCTTATCGATGGTCGTCAGAAG GATTTGGCAGATAAGTTGGTCAAGAAGGCATATGACAATTGGGCAGCTGTTATCATATATGATGGTAAAGACCTTCTAAAGGTTACAGAAAGTGAGACGGCGTCTGCTTCACAAAAAGAACCTCTGTTGCCTTCAGCAGATTGTTCTTCTTCATATGATCTGCAAGTCTCTCAGATTCCTAATCCAGAGCAGTGTCCAGTTATCAGAGATGCAGTAGCAG AAGGTGTTTCCACAGAAGACAACACTGGTCTTCAGCCATTCAACCAGACTGAACAACGTCCAGATACAAGTATCAACCATGACTGGCCTCAACCGGATGCCCACTCTACAGATGACTTCCCAGATTTTATTCGCTCGATAAGCCAGCCATTGTTCGAGGACATATTTCATTCACTTGATGATATCTGCACGGGTGGAGCTTCCACAAGCCTCCATGGTGGATTTGACTTCTCATCGTGCACGCCTTTGTGGTCGCCTGAATTCAACTTGGACCATTATCAGAACAGCACATCCGGTAGAGCTGTTGGGTGGCTTAAGATCACTAAGATCGCTGCAGCTATAAGATGGGCACTTTTCATCCGCAAGAAGGCTGCTGACAGGAGAAAAGCTAAGCTTGTTGAGCTAGAACAGTAG